In Phycisphaerae bacterium, the following proteins share a genomic window:
- the groL gene encoding chaperonin GroEL (60 kDa chaperone family; promotes refolding of misfolded polypeptides especially under stressful conditions; forms two stacked rings of heptamers to form a barrel-shaped 14mer; ends can be capped by GroES; misfolded proteins enter the barrel where they are refolded when GroES binds), which translates to MAAKKIAYNTEAREAIRQGIKKLAQAVKVTLGPCGRNVVLEKSFGSPTVTKDGVSVAKEIELEDSYENMGAQMVKEVASKTSTVAGDGTTTATILAEAIFEEGLKNITAGANPMQVKRGIDMAVEKIIDELKKMSTKIESSKQIEQVATCSANQDAEIGKTMAQAMDKVGKDGVITVEEGQSLETVVELVEGMQFDKGYISPHFINNYDDMACVLEKPYILIHEKKISSIKSLVPLLEKIAKAGRPLLIIAEDLEGEALATLVVNKLRGVLQCAAVKAPGFGDRRKAMLGDIGILTGGEPVFEDLGIDIEHVELAQLGQAKRVTIDKENTTIVEGAGSTEAIKGRIEQIKKEIESTTSDYDIEKLQERLAKLSGGVAQINVGAATEAEMKEKKARVEDALHACRAAVEEGILPGGGVAMLRTLKALDKLKAKDDERIGVDIVKRAIVAPIKQIALNAGLDGSIVAQKVMESSDVNFGYDAMRKEYGNMIDFGVIVPTKVERIALQNGASIASLLLTTDAIVSEIPEKKEAPPMPPHGGGMY; encoded by the coding sequence ATGGCAGCAAAAAAAATCGCATACAATACCGAGGCTCGCGAAGCAATCCGTCAGGGCATTAAGAAGCTCGCCCAGGCGGTAAAGGTTACGCTGGGTCCGTGCGGCAGGAATGTCGTTCTTGAAAAATCGTTCGGTTCGCCGACCGTTACAAAAGACGGCGTTTCGGTCGCCAAGGAAATCGAACTCGAAGATTCTTATGAGAATATGGGCGCCCAGATGGTCAAGGAAGTCGCAAGCAAGACAAGCACAGTCGCAGGCGACGGCACAACCACGGCGACAATTCTTGCCGAGGCTATTTTCGAGGAAGGCCTTAAGAATATTACCGCCGGTGCAAACCCGATGCAAGTAAAACGCGGCATTGATATGGCCGTTGAGAAAATTATCGACGAGCTCAAAAAAATGAGCACAAAAATCGAATCGAGTAAGCAAATCGAACAGGTCGCTACATGCTCGGCAAATCAGGACGCTGAAATCGGCAAGACAATGGCTCAGGCAATGGATAAGGTCGGCAAAGACGGCGTTATCACTGTCGAGGAAGGCCAGAGCCTTGAAACCGTTGTCGAGCTTGTCGAAGGTATGCAGTTTGACAAAGGATACATCAGTCCGCACTTTATCAATAACTACGATGATATGGCCTGCGTACTCGAAAAACCTTACATTCTCATTCACGAAAAGAAAATCAGCTCTATCAAATCGCTTGTTCCGCTGCTTGAAAAAATCGCCAAAGCCGGCAGGCCTCTTTTGATTATCGCTGAAGACCTCGAAGGCGAAGCTCTTGCGACTTTGGTTGTAAATAAACTTCGCGGCGTTCTGCAGTGCGCAGCGGTAAAAGCACCGGGATTCGGCGACAGAAGAAAAGCTATGCTCGGCGACATCGGCATATTGACCGGCGGCGAGCCTGTGTTTGAAGACCTCGGCATTGATATCGAGCATGTTGAACTGGCCCAGCTCGGTCAGGCCAAACGCGTTACAATCGACAAGGAAAACACAACGATTGTCGAAGGCGCAGGCAGCACCGAAGCTATCAAAGGCAGAATCGAACAGATTAAAAAGGAAATCGAATCCACTACAAGTGATTACGATATCGAAAAACTTCAGGAAAGACTTGCGAAACTTTCAGGCGGAGTCGCACAGATTAACGTAGGCGCCGCGACCGAAGCGGAAATGAAAGAGAAAAAAGCCCGCGTTGAAGACGCTCTCCACGCTTGCAGGGCGGCTGTCGAGGAAGGTATTCTGCCCGGCGGCGGAGTCGCTATGCTGCGGACATTGAAAGCTCTCGATAAGCTAAAGGCAAAAGACGACGAGAGAATCGGCGTTGACATCGTAAAGAGAGCAATCGTTGCCCCAATCAAGCAGATTGCGTTAAACGCAGGACTTGACGGTTCAATCGTCGCCCAGAAAGTTATGGAAAGCAGCGATGTGAACTTCGGTTATGACGCGATGAGAAAAGAATACGGCAATATGATTGATTTCGGCGTCATCGTTCCGACAAAAGTAGAACGCATTGCTCTGCAGAATGGAGCTTCAATCGCTTCACTGCTGCTGACAACCGATGCCATTGTGAGTGAAATTCCTGAAAAGAAGGAAGCTCCTCCAATGCCACCGCACGGCGGCGGAATGTACTAA
- a CDS encoding type 1 glutamine amidotransferase — translation MKVHWFQHLPFEGLGSMGEYFRQKNIPSTSTHFYLNQPLPDINSFDWLIIMGGAMSANDDAEFGWLTGEKQFIKKAIDSGKVVIGVCLGAQLIAASLGAKVYKNKYKEIGWFDLIPTKNAKNTILTDCFAWRMDAFHWHGDTFDLPAGAVRLASSEATKNQGFIIDNRVVGFQFHLETTLNSAKDLIDNFSNELNGDKYVQGEKEMLSDTSRFDKINKVMSSILDKLQKANI, via the coding sequence ATGAAAGTACACTGGTTTCAACACCTGCCATTCGAAGGGCTTGGAAGTATGGGAGAATACTTTCGGCAGAAAAATATTCCATCGACATCTACACATTTTTATCTCAATCAGCCTTTGCCGGATATTAATAGTTTCGACTGGCTCATAATTATGGGCGGAGCGATGAGCGCAAACGATGACGCCGAATTCGGCTGGCTGACGGGCGAAAAACAATTTATCAAAAAAGCAATCGACTCCGGTAAAGTCGTTATCGGGGTTTGCCTCGGCGCGCAGTTAATAGCGGCAAGTCTCGGCGCAAAGGTCTATAAAAATAAATATAAGGAAATAGGCTGGTTCGATTTGATACCGACAAAAAACGCTAAAAATACTATCCTGACGGATTGTTTCGCCTGGCGAATGGATGCGTTTCACTGGCACGGCGACACTTTCGATTTGCCGGCTGGTGCGGTTCGCCTCGCTTCAAGCGAGGCCACAAAAAATCAGGGTTTTATAATTGATAATCGGGTTGTCGGCTTCCAGTTCCATCTGGAAACAACGCTTAACTCGGCAAAAGATTTGATTGATAACTTTTCAAACGAGCTAAACGGTGACAAATATGTTCAAGGCGAAAAGGAGATGCTGTCTGATACATCACGTTTCGATAAAATTAATAAAGTGATGAGTTCTATTTTAGACAAACTTCAAAAGGCTAATATCTGA
- a CDS encoding MJ0042-type zinc finger domain-containing protein: MKTQCPNCKSKFSVSETSIGKQAKCPKCSNPFIIEAFAEPPTAVEASSKSTKPVEPPVKTEAPAAVPPINKEKPEPKPASKTAFSKTVFVYGWAIVRIIAGVLGVLGLMMAIRKEARSTLIQTFAAADVFLILGVVIELVLYYRMWAVIQDEYVSVSPVKAILFLFIPGFNIYWMLSMLIGFAEDYNDFIQGRSIKIKELPVMLFVIYAFSSILTAIVVTVPMLCVFVVVGRIYGAFTHYTQAAWALFFFIAAASMVHFITYILVSIKTCDVLNALTGELAKSK; the protein is encoded by the coding sequence ATGAAAACGCAATGTCCGAATTGTAAGTCAAAATTCAGCGTCAGCGAGACAAGCATTGGCAAACAAGCCAAATGTCCCAAATGTTCTAACCCCTTTATTATCGAGGCATTTGCAGAGCCGCCCACGGCCGTTGAAGCTTCCTCAAAGAGTACCAAGCCTGTAGAACCCCCCGTTAAAACAGAAGCACCGGCAGCAGTACCGCCGATAAATAAGGAAAAACCTGAACCAAAGCCGGCATCAAAAACAGCGTTTTCAAAAACAGTGTTTGTATATGGCTGGGCAATCGTGCGGATTATCGCGGGGGTATTGGGCGTTTTGGGTTTAATGATGGCAATACGAAAAGAAGCACGTTCGACTTTGATACAAACTTTCGCCGCTGCGGATGTTTTCCTCATACTTGGTGTTGTAATTGAATTGGTATTATATTACAGAATGTGGGCCGTTATCCAGGATGAGTATGTGTCCGTCTCTCCCGTCAAAGCAATCCTGTTTTTGTTCATTCCTGGTTTTAATATTTACTGGATGTTGAGCATGCTCATCGGATTTGCGGAAGATTACAACGACTTTATTCAGGGGCGTTCGATAAAGATTAAGGAACTGCCGGTGATGCTGTTTGTAATATATGCGTTTTCGTCGATATTAACCGCGATTGTCGTAACGGTTCCTATGCTTTGCGTATTTGTAGTTGTCGGCCGTATATATGGCGCTTTTACTCATTATACTCAGGCCGCGTGGGCGCTATTCTTTTTTATTGCCGCGGCGTCAATGGTGCATTTCATCACGTACATATTGGTTTCGATAAAGACATGCGACGTGCTAAACGCCTTGACGGGTGAATTAGCAAAAAGCAAGTAA
- a CDS encoding PilZ domain-containing protein: protein MTQTLETVVENRRFNRTQLSWPVSLWLPDANRFFNGKTVNVAKGGVLLSLPMAAPVRPGHVVEINFPRTMSLAQKKGQFARIKTGKVIRVQRESITSDATIGVAVQFA from the coding sequence ATGACACAGACGTTAGAGACAGTAGTAGAGAATCGCAGGTTTAATCGTACTCAACTTAGCTGGCCGGTAAGCCTTTGGCTGCCCGATGCAAACAGGTTCTTCAACGGCAAAACCGTTAATGTGGCAAAAGGCGGCGTTTTGCTGTCTCTGCCGATGGCGGCACCTGTAAGGCCGGGACACGTTGTGGAAATCAATTTCCCGCGTACAATGAGCCTTGCACAGAAAAAAGGACAGTTCGCCCGGATAAAGACCGGAAAGGTTATAAGGGTACAGCGCGAGTCAATCACAAGCGACGCCACAATCGGCGTAGCTGTTCAGTTTGCCTAA
- the rplU gene encoding 50S ribosomal protein L21 translates to MYAVIEQGGKQYRVQQGDVIKIELTDIAPDAKTIEIDKVLLVGEGKDAKIGAPYVEGAKVTGRFADTAGDSIVKGKKLYPTNFTRRKASKRRIGHRQKYMELTIEKIKA, encoded by the coding sequence ATGTACGCAGTAATAGAACAGGGCGGTAAGCAATATAGGGTTCAGCAGGGCGATGTAATTAAGATAGAACTTACGGATATTGCTCCCGATGCAAAGACAATAGAAATAGACAAAGTGCTGCTCGTAGGTGAAGGTAAGGACGCAAAGATAGGTGCACCGTATGTCGAGGGCGCCAAGGTTACAGGCAGGTTTGCCGATACCGCCGGCGATTCGATTGTAAAAGGCAAAAAATTATATCCGACCAATTTTACAAGGCGTAAAGCAAGTAAAAGACGTATCGGCCATCGTCAGAAATATATGGAACTGACAATAGAGAAGATTAAAGCTTAA
- a CDS encoding nucleotidyltransferase family protein, which yields MGKAEIKEKLAEALKNCPHRETIKSLAIFGSYARGTAKKDSDLDVLIELVPKSGIGFFELFDIQESLEANVGIHIDLLTPQAISKYFRDKVLADAEYVYEG from the coding sequence ATGGGAAAGGCTGAAATAAAAGAAAAACTGGCTGAAGCGCTAAAAAATTGTCCGCATCGTGAGACTATAAAATCACTTGCTATTTTCGGCTCTTATGCCAGGGGGACCGCCAAAAAGGACAGCGACCTTGACGTGCTTATAGAGCTTGTGCCAAAATCAGGAATAGGCTTCTTCGAGTTATTTGACATACAGGAATCGCTCGAGGCTAATGTGGGGATTCATATAGATTTGCTTACGCCGCAGGCAATCAGCAAGTACTTCAGGGACAAGGTTCTTGCTGATGCGGAGTATGTTTATGAAGGATGA
- a CDS encoding DUF86 domain-containing protein: MKDDKIYLRHIIDAIDRADSYIEDTTYDDFILNDMMVAAIVRELEIIGEAAGHLSESFRKKHSSVQWRKIVAMRNHLIHEYFGVNTEVV; the protein is encoded by the coding sequence ATGAAGGATGATAAAATCTATCTGCGGCATATTATTGATGCGATTGACAGAGCAGATTCCTATATCGAAGACACGACTTATGATGATTTCATCTTAAATGATATGATGGTGGCCGCTATTGTGCGGGAACTTGAGATAATCGGCGAAGCAGCAGGACATCTGAGCGAATCATTTCGTAAAAAGCACAGCAGTGTCCAATGGCGGAAAATTGTTGCGATGAGAAATCATCTCATCCACGAATATTTCGGCGTAAATACCGAAGTAGTGTGA
- a CDS encoding U32 family peptidase, with product MTTRKIELLAPAKDASTAIAAIQCGADAVYIGAERFGARQAAGNTIADIQKVADFAHQFYAKVYVTLNILLYDDELPVAEKMIHQLYKAGVDGLIIQDTGLLELDLPPIPIIASTQMNNSTAERVKFLQDVGFSRAILARELTLDEIKQIRSQTSIELECFVHGSLCVSASGQCYMSHAIGRRSGNRGQCAQPCRRLYRLKDTTGKIIVEDRYLLSLKDLNLSEHLEELIDAGVNAFKIEGRLKDIPYVVNAVSFYRQKLDAILEKKKLQKNSSGSVRFDFEPNLEKTFNRGFTDYGLAGKSSKLGSIDTPKSVGEFIGTVKKIEKTFFIIDSRQELHNGDGICFFDYKQNLSGTTVNGVEGNKVYPQKVNEIHAGQKIYRNFDHQFADKLMACPAERKIKLSITVQETQAGLVITGTDEDGNTAQTEIAGEKKPAVKKETAKEAFHNQLTRLGNTIFECSDLKIETQDMYFVPASQLNEARRQLVENLLKERQKNRPRQIINISKNSVPFYQKHLSFTGNALNSKAQAFYYRHGVETIELAAEAGLNMMGQKVMTTKYCLRKELNLCQHTGGSTNAEPLILQDEDGREYEVKFLCENSASPDGTALRRAGCGMEIYLGEK from the coding sequence ATGACAACAAGAAAAATAGAATTATTAGCTCCTGCAAAAGACGCTTCAACCGCGATAGCGGCGATTCAATGCGGCGCAGACGCCGTCTATATCGGCGCTGAACGATTCGGCGCACGCCAGGCGGCAGGAAATACAATCGCGGATATACAGAAAGTCGCCGATTTCGCGCACCAGTTTTACGCGAAAGTTTATGTAACGCTTAATATCCTGCTGTACGACGATGAACTGCCGGTCGCGGAAAAGATGATTCATCAACTATACAAAGCCGGAGTTGATGGCTTGATTATTCAGGATACCGGCCTGCTCGAACTTGATTTGCCGCCGATTCCCATCATTGCCAGTACGCAGATGAATAACAGCACTGCCGAACGAGTCAAATTTCTGCAGGATGTCGGGTTCAGCCGGGCGATTTTAGCTCGCGAATTAACGCTCGATGAGATTAAGCAGATTCGCAGCCAAACATCTATCGAGCTGGAATGTTTCGTTCACGGTTCACTTTGCGTCAGCGCAAGCGGACAGTGCTATATGAGCCACGCTATCGGCAGACGAAGCGGCAACCGCGGACAATGCGCCCAGCCGTGCAGAAGACTGTACCGTCTTAAAGACACGACCGGCAAAATAATTGTCGAAGACCGATACCTGCTGTCGCTGAAAGACCTCAATCTTTCCGAACATCTGGAGGAACTGATTGACGCCGGGGTCAACGCATTTAAAATCGAAGGCCGGCTCAAAGATATTCCTTATGTCGTCAACGCCGTAAGTTTCTACCGCCAGAAATTAGACGCAATCCTCGAAAAGAAAAAGCTTCAGAAAAACTCCTCAGGCTCGGTGCGATTCGATTTCGAGCCTAACCTGGAGAAAACTTTCAATCGCGGCTTTACCGATTACGGCCTTGCGGGTAAAAGTTCGAAACTCGGCTCGATTGACACACCCAAATCCGTCGGCGAATTCATAGGCACCGTGAAAAAAATTGAAAAAACATTTTTTATTATCGACAGTCGTCAGGAATTGCACAACGGCGACGGCATTTGCTTTTTCGACTATAAGCAGAATTTGTCCGGAACGACAGTTAACGGCGTCGAAGGCAATAAGGTATATCCGCAAAAAGTGAATGAGATTCACGCCGGGCAGAAAATCTATCGCAATTTCGACCACCAGTTTGCCGACAAACTTATGGCCTGCCCTGCGGAACGAAAAATCAAACTATCCATAACAGTACAGGAAACGCAAGCCGGACTGGTTATAACCGGCACGGATGAAGACGGAAACACCGCGCAAACAGAAATCGCCGGCGAGAAAAAACCGGCCGTGAAGAAAGAAACTGCTAAAGAGGCCTTTCATAATCAATTGACCCGGCTTGGAAATACTATTTTCGAATGTTCCGACCTGAAAATTGAAACGCAGGATATGTATTTTGTGCCTGCTTCTCAGTTAAACGAGGCCCGGCGGCAGCTTGTCGAGAATTTATTAAAAGAACGCCAAAAAAATCGCCCGCGTCAGATTATAAACATCTCTAAGAACAGCGTTCCTTTTTATCAAAAGCATTTAAGTTTTACCGGCAATGCGCTGAACTCAAAGGCTCAGGCTTTTTATTATCGCCATGGCGTTGAGACCATCGAACTTGCCGCCGAAGCCGGCCTGAATATGATGGGGCAAAAAGTTATGACGACAAAATATTGTCTCAGGAAAGAGCTGAATCTTTGTCAGCATACCGGCGGCAGTACAAATGCTGAGCCATTAATTTTACAGGATGAGGACGGCAGGGAATATGAAGTCAAATTTCTATGCGAAAACTCTGCTTCGCCAGACGGTACAGCGCTTCGCAGAGCAGGCTGCGGTATGGAAATTTATTTAGGTGAAAAATAA
- a CDS encoding bifunctional precorrin-2 dehydrogenase/sirohydrochlorin ferrochelatase — translation MKYPIFLNLKSKRAVVIGGGAVAARKVLGLLQAQARVVVVAENIDDTLETRCKSTNTEFVEAKYSKDYLVGATIVFAATNSRKLNEQIYNDCQQLEIFCNVADDPELCDFFVPAVVRRDDLQIAICTEGDFPAYAGHIRKKLEDIFTEKHGEFLTELESIRKYVMETMPDSARRKALLGELAGDTSFEYFTDNGPAGWRNNAEEMIKSHTVKAQ, via the coding sequence ATGAAATACCCCATTTTTTTAAACCTGAAATCGAAGCGCGCAGTGGTTATAGGCGGAGGTGCCGTCGCCGCAAGGAAAGTCCTCGGACTCCTGCAGGCCCAGGCCCGCGTGGTTGTCGTCGCTGAAAATATCGACGATACGCTCGAAACAAGATGTAAAAGCACAAATACCGAATTTGTGGAAGCAAAATATTCAAAAGATTATCTCGTCGGCGCAACAATCGTATTCGCCGCGACCAACAGCAGGAAACTAAACGAACAGATTTACAACGACTGCCAGCAGCTTGAGATATTCTGCAACGTGGCCGACGACCCGGAGCTTTGCGATTTCTTCGTTCCCGCAGTGGTCAGAAGAGATGATTTGCAGATTGCCATCTGCACCGAAGGCGATTTCCCCGCTTACGCAGGTCATATAAGAAAAAAGCTCGAGGATATTTTCACGGAAAAACACGGCGAATTTCTGACGGAACTCGAATCCATCAGAAAATATGTTATGGAAACAATGCCCGATTCGGCCCGGCGCAAGGCGCTGCTTGGCGAACTTGCCGGCGATACATCGTTCGAATATTTTACCGATAACGGCCCTGCCGGCTGGCGCAACAACGCCGAAGAAATGATAAAGTCTCATACTGTAAAGGCACAATAG
- a CDS encoding Fe-S-containing hydro-lyase, translating into MKKITTPLTDEIVRSLKAGDEVAVSGIVYTARDAAHKRLCELIEQGKKLPIPLQGSVIYFVGPTPARPGRAIGSAGPTTSARMDNFSPILLAAGLKGMIGKGYRGEAVRESLKKNCAVHFAALGGAGALLSQYIVSAEVVAYEELGTEAIRKLEIKDFPAIVAYDCFGNTVFKMKGATKTQSH; encoded by the coding sequence ATGAAAAAAATAACAACACCTTTAACAGATGAAATCGTTCGTTCCTTAAAAGCCGGCGATGAAGTCGCTGTAAGCGGCATTGTTTACACTGCCCGCGACGCGGCTCATAAACGGCTTTGTGAACTTATTGAACAGGGCAAAAAACTTCCGATACCGCTTCAGGGTTCTGTGATTTATTTTGTCGGGCCAACGCCCGCACGCCCCGGAAGGGCAATCGGTTCGGCCGGCCCCACGACATCAGCAAGGATGGATAATTTTTCTCCGATACTGCTGGCGGCAGGCCTGAAAGGTATGATTGGCAAAGGTTATCGCGGCGAGGCGGTAAGGGAATCGCTGAAAAAAAATTGCGCAGTTCATTTTGCGGCACTGGGCGGGGCAGGGGCGCTTTTAAGTCAATATATAGTTTCCGCTGAAGTTGTCGCGTATGAAGAATTGGGCACCGAAGCGATTAGAAAACTTGAAATTAAGGATTTTCCCGCGATTGTAGCGTATGATTGTTTCGGTAATACTGTTTTTAAAATGAAAGGAGCCACTAAGACACAAAGTCACTAA
- a CDS encoding DUF933 domain-containing protein: MKSAFLGITSSGKSTLLAAVSGRKMGQAGASQIEELIAKVPDERLDWLFNLYKPKKNVPATIDCIDLPGLSFADDHSRAAARKLLGNARTSELLVLVIRAFDNAGIKAEPLKELSELMTEILLADLELVETRIEKLEKQVNKPSKEQPKQKAELEIQLKLRQTIEAEKPLKTAIGNDLELEIVKPLGFLTLKPIVLVFNTAESNPAQAFDTAGVIDSTVPVISVCAEIEYEISQLDPESRAEFIKDLGLSESAAHKFVRSCYSALGLINFFTVGPDETRAWPIMAGTTALDAAGKIHSDIKRGFIRAETISFADLKQFGDEKAVKAAGKVRLEGKAYVVQDGDIMNFRFNV; encoded by the coding sequence ATGAAATCAGCATTTCTTGGTATAACAAGTTCAGGCAAAAGCACACTGCTTGCCGCGGTCAGCGGCAGAAAGATGGGCCAGGCTGGCGCATCGCAAATCGAGGAATTAATCGCCAAGGTGCCGGACGAAAGGCTTGACTGGCTTTTTAATTTGTACAAACCAAAAAAAAATGTTCCTGCGACAATAGATTGTATTGATTTGCCGGGCCTGTCTTTTGCAGACGACCACTCAAGGGCGGCAGCGAGAAAATTATTGGGTAATGCGCGGACAAGTGAGCTGCTCGTGCTGGTTATAAGAGCGTTTGACAATGCAGGAATCAAGGCCGAGCCTTTGAAGGAACTTTCAGAATTGATGACTGAAATTCTTCTTGCCGACCTTGAACTTGTCGAGACAAGAATTGAAAAACTCGAAAAGCAGGTCAATAAACCCTCGAAAGAACAGCCGAAACAGAAAGCCGAACTCGAGATTCAATTGAAACTGCGTCAGACAATCGAGGCTGAAAAACCATTAAAGACCGCGATAGGAAACGACCTTGAACTTGAGATTGTAAAACCGCTCGGTTTTCTGACATTAAAACCGATAGTACTTGTTTTTAATACCGCAGAAAGCAATCCCGCACAGGCTTTTGACACTGCCGGCGTTATCGATTCGACAGTTCCGGTAATCAGTGTTTGTGCCGAGATTGAATATGAAATAAGTCAGCTCGACCCGGAAAGCAGGGCTGAATTTATAAAGGATTTGGGTCTGTCAGAATCGGCTGCGCATAAATTTGTCAGGAGCTGTTATTCGGCTCTCGGACTGATTAACTTTTTCACGGTCGGTCCGGACGAGACAAGGGCCTGGCCGATAATGGCAGGCACAACCGCACTCGATGCGGCCGGCAAGATTCACAGCGATATAAAACGCGGCTTTATCAGGGCCGAGACAATCAGCTTTGCCGATTTAAAGCAGTTCGGCGATGAGAAAGCGGTAAAGGCCGCCGGCAAAGTCCGTCTCGAAGGAAAAGCATACGTTGTTCAGGACGGCGATATTATGAATTTCAGATTTAATGTTTAA
- a CDS encoding alcohol dehydrogenase catalytic domain-containing protein, producing the protein MKALALTGLKKLEFLDVPQPKIVNDTDVLLKIAAVGVCGSDVHYYETGRVGAQVVTYPYRIGHECSATVTQVGKAVKNVKVGDNVVIEPAVSCHKCDQCKMGRENTCRNLTFLGTPGQGDGCLCEYMVMPEEACLVINDKLTLIQAALCEPFTIGLYAVKQSQGPYSEKIAILGSGPIGLSCMTAAGIKGAKKIYMTDKINSRLAVAKKHGADWIGNPDEADIVEQIKKLEPLGVDVVYECAGQQSTIDQALEILRPGGKLVLVGIPRESTMSFCIDYARRKEITIVNIRRQNRTTEESIELIADKKVNIDFMVTHRFAFKDGIKAFEIVAGYKDGVIKAMIEF; encoded by the coding sequence ATGAAGGCTCTTGCTCTTACTGGTTTGAAGAAACTGGAATTTCTTGATGTTCCGCAGCCTAAAATAGTAAATGATACCGATGTGCTGCTCAAAATCGCGGCGGTCGGTGTCTGCGGCAGCGATGTGCATTATTACGAAACAGGAAGAGTCGGCGCCCAGGTTGTAACATATCCGTATAGAATCGGACACGAATGTTCAGCTACAGTTACGCAGGTCGGCAAAGCCGTAAAAAATGTCAAAGTCGGCGATAACGTTGTTATCGAGCCTGCCGTTTCCTGCCACAAGTGCGACCAGTGCAAAATGGGCAGAGAAAATACCTGCAGAAATTTAACATTTCTCGGCACTCCCGGTCAGGGCGATGGCTGTCTTTGCGAATATATGGTTATGCCCGAAGAAGCCTGCCTTGTAATCAATGACAAGCTTACACTTATCCAGGCAGCATTGTGCGAACCTTTCACGATAGGCTTATATGCGGTAAAACAGAGTCAGGGCCCTTACAGCGAAAAAATTGCGATACTCGGCTCCGGCCCGATAGGACTTAGCTGTATGACCGCGGCCGGAATAAAAGGCGCAAAGAAAATTTATATGACAGACAAAATCAATTCGAGACTTGCTGTCGCCAAAAAACACGGCGCAGACTGGATAGGCAATCCCGATGAAGCTGATATTGTCGAACAGATAAAAAAACTTGAACCGCTCGGCGTCGATGTCGTTTACGAATGCGCAGGCCAGCAGAGTACGATTGACCAGGCCCTTGAAATTTTACGGCCGGGCGGGAAACTTGTTCTTGTCGGCATTCCGCGTGAAAGTACGATGTCGTTTTGCATTGACTATGCGCGCAGAAAAGAAATTACGATTGTAAATATCCGCAGACAGAACCGCACAACCGAAGAGTCTATTGAACTTATCGCGGATAAAAAAGTGAATATTGATTTTATGGTTACGCACAGATTCGCTTTTAAGGATGGGATAAAGGCGTTTGAAATTGTTGCCGGCTACAAAGACGGCGTAATCAAAGCGATGATTGAATTTTGA